In Flavobacteriales bacterium, the sequence GATGCGCCCCGAAACCGAAGGCGACCACGATGATCGAGTGGATAGCGATAGCTACCAGTCTGGATTCAATTCGAAGTCCGAACATCTATTCCTTTGTCTTTTGTAGTGCGTCTATTCTACGCAGGGCAAGGCAAAAAGGATACAGACTGTCGGCATGTTCAAAGTCCTATATTTGAACGGAATAGCTTAACCAAAACATAACCGAACATGGGACTTCTAGATTTTTTCAAGAACATCTTTGGCAGCGCCAAGGAATCGGCAGGCCAAGCAGCAAGTAAAGTGGGAGATACGGCCTCAAGCGCTACGCAAAGTGTGAAGGAGGGTGCGCAGTCAATGGGAGATACCGTCAGCTCAACTGTACATACGGCTTCAAATAAAGCTTCGCATATGGCCTCGGAGGCCAAGCAAAGAGGGTCAGAGATATCCTCATCCATTCAGGAACAAGGAGCAGGAATGGCTGCAAAGGCTGGAGAAATTCTTGAAGACGCTAAGGAGAACATCTCTGATGTAGTGGAGAATGTAACGGACAAACTGGAGGACGCAGGTGATAGGGCCAAGGATATGGCCAAAAGTGCACTGGATAAAGTCGAGGATATCGCTGAAGATGCAAAGGCATCTCTGTCCAACGATGAAGAAGAATGACCATTACCATTAAGAATACCAAGGCCTCCATGATATGTGGAGGCTTTTTTATTAATCCTATCACATCATGAGAATACATCACTTCCTGATCGCCACTACCATCCTTTCAGTGGCATGCAATTCCGGTACTATGGATGAGAACACCAAGAGATCGATCACCTATCCTCCGACTGAGAAGAAAGAGAGTACCCAAGAGTATTTCGGGGTAGAGGTCAAGGACCCCTATCACTGGTTGGAGAACGATACCTCCAAAGCCACTGAAGCATGGGTCAAAGCACAGAATGAGGTGAGCTTTGGCTATCTCAATTCCATTCCTGCCAGAGAGGGATTCAGAAATAGGCTCGAAGAGCTTTGGAACTTTCCCAAGCAGAGTGCACCCATCCGAGTGGGGGAGTATTATTTCACCTATCGCAACGATGGCCTTCAGAACCAATCGGTGATCTATCGCCAGAATGGACTTGAGGGTGAAGCAAGTGTATTTCTGGATCCCAATGAGATCAACCCGGAAGGGACCACCAGCATATCCATAGCTGGGCATTCTAAAGATGGAAAGCACATCGCTATGGACCGCTCTGAAGCCGGCTCTGATTGGAGCACGCTCACCGTCATGGATGTAGCTACAGGCGAAACGCTGGATGATAGAGTGGAATGGGTGAAGTTCTCAGGTGCCGCATGGTATGGAGACGGCTTCTATTACAGCCGCTACCCAGCCCCAGCTGGTGGCACAGAATACTCTGCCACCAATGAGGACCACATGGTCTACTATCATAAATTGGGTACAGATCAAAGTGAAGACGAACTGGTCTATCGCAATCCCGATAACCCGAATCTCTATCACTGGGTGAATGTTACTGAAGATGAAGAATACCTGATCCTGTATGTTGCATCCGGTACAGATGGATATGAATGCCACTACAAGAAATTGGGGCAGGACTCAGGATTCCAAGCACTCTTCACAGGCTTTGCCAATAAAAGCAATGTGGTCGATCACATCGATGGGAGGTTTCTGGTCATCACAGATATAGATGCTCCTAAATACAGATTGGTATCTATCGACCCAGAGGCGCCCGATGCGGGAAATTGGAAGACGATTGTAGCAGAGAATGAGCATCTGTTGGAATCGGCCAATACGGCTGGTGGCGCCCTTTTCCTGAATTATCTGGAAGACGCCTGCA encodes:
- a CDS encoding S9 family peptidase produces the protein MRIHHFLIATTILSVACNSGTMDENTKRSITYPPTEKKESTQEYFGVEVKDPYHWLENDTSKATEAWVKAQNEVSFGYLNSIPAREGFRNRLEELWNFPKQSAPIRVGEYYFTYRNDGLQNQSVIYRQNGLEGEASVFLDPNEINPEGTTSISIAGHSKDGKHIAMDRSEAGSDWSTLTVMDVATGETLDDRVEWVKFSGAAWYGDGFYYSRYPAPAGGTEYSATNEDHMVYYHKLGTDQSEDELVYRNPDNPNLYHWVNVTEDEEYLILYVASGTDGYECHYKKLGQDSGFQALFTGFANKSNVVDHIDGRFLVITDIDAPKYRLVSIDPEAPDAGNWKTIVAENEHLLESANTAGGALFLNYLEDACNRLYHADLEGNVVRSIALPGSGSAGGLRGERDDEVLFYSYTSFNYPTTTFRYDVNTGESQVHYRPETDFNPEDFVSKQVKYKSKDGTEVNMFIVHKKGLEMNGMNPTLLYGYGGFNISITPSFRISNIVLLEQGGVYAVANLRGGGEYGEDWHKAGMLLDKQNVFDDFIAAGEYLISEGYTSSDRLAIEGRSNGGLLVGAAMTQRPELFKVAFPGVGVMDMLKYHRFTVGWGWIPEYGCADSSKTHFENLYGYSPYHNLQMGTDYPATMVTTADHDDRVVPAHSFKFAARLQECHSGEDPVIIRIDVDAGHGAGKPTSMVLDELADKWAFMFDNMGLGYTGPS